Proteins encoded by one window of Halorubrum ruber:
- a CDS encoding P-loop NTPase — protein MIAVAGGKGGSGKTTTTLGLARALSRRGAPVVAADADWDLPNLARLAAETRSEGPTEAGAEGPPISAGRRADGTEARTVLEAVRGTEPVRPDRSAPTVLAAPDAPRSVDADATFDALDGATPEGAPVLLDSPAGASPDVAAPLRAADRALIATPLRRAALRDAAKTAAIARRLDCPPVGAVVIGETDVPDRVGTLLGCPVLGAIPDGGAAPLSDPGVRSAYDGLASRLGEIEAASGWQIA, from the coding sequence GTGATAGCCGTCGCCGGCGGCAAGGGCGGAAGCGGAAAGACGACGACCACCCTCGGGCTCGCCCGCGCGCTCTCGCGGCGCGGCGCGCCGGTCGTCGCGGCCGACGCCGACTGGGACCTCCCGAACCTCGCGCGGCTGGCCGCGGAGACGAGGTCCGAGGGCCCAACGGAGGCCGGAGCCGAGGGCCCGCCGATCAGTGCCGGCCGTCGCGCCGACGGGACTGAGGCGCGGACCGTCCTCGAAGCGGTTCGCGGGACGGAGCCGGTCCGTCCCGACCGCTCGGCGCCGACGGTGCTCGCGGCTCCCGATGCGCCGCGGTCGGTCGACGCGGACGCGACGTTCGACGCGCTCGACGGCGCGACGCCCGAGGGTGCGCCGGTCCTGCTCGACAGTCCAGCGGGCGCGTCGCCGGACGTGGCCGCGCCGCTGCGGGCGGCAGACCGCGCGCTGATCGCGACGCCGCTCCGACGCGCCGCGCTCCGCGACGCCGCGAAGACGGCGGCGATCGCCCGCCGGCTCGACTGCCCGCCGGTCGGAGCCGTCGTGATCGGCGAGACGGACGTGCCGGATCGGGTGGGGACGCTGCTCGGCTGTCCCGTCCTCGGCGCGATTCCGGACGGCGGGGCCGCCCCGCTGTCCGATCCGGGCGTCCGGAGCGCGTACGACGGCCTCGCTTCACGGCTCGGCGAGATCGAGGCGGCGAGCGGGTGGCAGATCGCGTGA
- a CDS encoding HAD family hydrolase gives MTYDTVVFDNDGVLVGRTRFDVLREATRDAFEECGVEEPDPDDVEQMTIGATPGSVGTVCQTYDLDPGSFWRTRDDVVSRAQQQEAREGRKTPYDDLDELQDLDVQMGIVSSNQQATVDFLVDHFDGFDRMGAAYGREPTIHSLQLRKPNPHYIEQALGDLDAGNALFVGDNESDVRAAENAGIDSAFIRRPHRRDWELNVWPTWEIDRLSDLHDIVE, from the coding sequence ATGACGTACGATACCGTCGTGTTCGACAACGACGGTGTCCTCGTGGGCCGCACGCGCTTCGACGTGCTCCGGGAGGCGACCCGGGACGCGTTCGAGGAGTGCGGCGTCGAGGAGCCCGATCCGGACGACGTAGAGCAGATGACCATCGGTGCGACACCCGGCAGCGTCGGCACGGTCTGTCAGACGTACGACCTCGATCCGGGGTCGTTCTGGCGGACGCGCGACGACGTGGTGTCGCGGGCCCAACAGCAGGAGGCGCGCGAGGGACGCAAGACCCCCTACGACGACCTCGACGAGCTCCAGGACCTCGACGTCCAGATGGGGATCGTCTCGTCGAACCAGCAGGCGACCGTCGACTTCCTCGTCGACCACTTCGACGGCTTCGACCGCATGGGCGCCGCCTACGGCCGCGAGCCGACGATCCACTCGCTCCAGCTCCGCAAGCCGAACCCCCACTACATCGAGCAGGCGCTCGGCGACCTCGACGCGGGCAACGCCCTGTTCGTCGGCGACAACGAGTCCGACGTTCGCGCGGCCGAGAACGCCGGGATCGACTCGGCGTTCATCCGCCGCCCGCACCGCCGCGACTGGGAGCTGAACGTCTGGCCGACCTGGGAGATAGACCGGCTCTCCGACCTCCACGACATCGTGGAGTGA
- a CDS encoding alpha/beta hydrolase has translation MPDTAPDADLPLEHVHVAPDDGTDDEPAPAVFVLHGRGADEEDLLPVAAELPDDHHVVSLRAPDPLQGGYTWYELDLSAGGLESSQPDAEDFRRSLDLIVESVEAAVDAYGLDADRIGLLGFSQGAITSLSLLLEAPDRYAWVVALHGYLAESHADLNPDGIEGKPVFVGAGAGDRVIPESRTTAAVDQLESVGADVTHGSFPGGHGIGPQELEAVVEFVASRTA, from the coding sequence ATGCCAGACACCGCGCCCGACGCCGACCTCCCCCTCGAACACGTCCACGTCGCGCCCGACGACGGGACCGACGACGAGCCCGCGCCCGCCGTCTTCGTCCTCCACGGCCGCGGCGCCGACGAAGAGGACCTGCTCCCGGTCGCCGCCGAACTGCCGGACGACCACCACGTCGTCAGCCTCCGCGCGCCCGACCCGCTCCAGGGCGGGTACACGTGGTACGAACTCGACCTCTCGGCGGGGGGACTGGAGTCGAGCCAGCCCGACGCCGAGGACTTCCGCCGGAGCCTCGACCTGATCGTCGAGAGCGTCGAGGCCGCGGTCGACGCCTACGGGCTCGACGCCGACCGGATCGGGCTGCTCGGGTTCAGCCAGGGCGCGATCACCAGCCTCTCGCTCCTCCTCGAAGCCCCCGACCGCTACGCGTGGGTCGTCGCGCTCCACGGCTACCTCGCGGAGTCGCACGCGGATCTGAACCCGGACGGGATCGAAGGCAAGCCCGTCTTCGTCGGCGCCGGTGCGGGCGATCGCGTGATCCCCGAGTCGCGGACGACGGCGGCCGTCGACCAGCTCGAATCCGTCGGCGCAGACGTCACTCACGGGAGCTTCCCGGGCGGCCACGGCATCGGCCCGCAGGAGCTAGAGGCGGTCGTCGAGTTCGTCGCGTCGCGGACGGCGTAG
- a CDS encoding ATP-binding response regulator, which yields MSTVRDSIAAVLVASTSDRAAALRTSLERADDRLAVEPVATVDAALEILRDSPVDCLVAVGRPAEPTGLPAVEAVRDQHPALPIVFCPDEALDASGVAEAFDAGATDVARASADSDRAPVIARRISNAVASARAVAEAERQRDRLEGFVHGVSHDLRNPLNVAQGRLEMAQSEGDLEHVDTAASAVDRTLELIADLLTLAKQGEQPGELEAVDLSALADECWANVATGDATLVVDTDRRILAERGRLKRLLENLFRNAVDHGGDDATVIVGDISPMYTTTRAGAVLPSGFFVEDDGPGIPEDERDRVFEVGYTTDRDGTGFGLNIVSEVASAHGWEVAVSDGSRGGARFEITGVERDD from the coding sequence ATGTCCACAGTCAGGGATTCGATCGCCGCCGTCCTCGTCGCGAGCACGTCCGACCGAGCGGCGGCGCTGCGGACGTCGCTGGAGCGCGCCGACGACCGCCTCGCCGTCGAACCGGTCGCGACGGTCGACGCGGCGCTGGAGATCCTCCGGGACTCGCCGGTGGACTGCCTGGTCGCGGTCGGTCGACCCGCGGAACCGACCGGCCTCCCCGCCGTCGAGGCTGTCCGGGACCAGCACCCGGCACTGCCGATCGTGTTCTGTCCCGACGAGGCGCTCGACGCGTCGGGCGTGGCCGAGGCGTTCGACGCGGGCGCCACGGACGTCGCGAGGGCGTCGGCCGATTCGGACCGAGCGCCCGTTATCGCTCGCCGCATCTCGAACGCCGTCGCGTCCGCCCGCGCGGTGGCGGAGGCCGAGCGACAGCGCGACCGCCTCGAAGGGTTCGTTCACGGCGTCTCGCACGACCTGCGAAACCCGCTTAACGTCGCACAGGGACGGCTCGAGATGGCGCAAAGCGAAGGGGACCTCGAACACGTCGACACCGCGGCGTCGGCGGTCGACCGGACGCTCGAACTGATCGCGGACCTGTTGACGCTCGCGAAGCAGGGCGAGCAGCCGGGGGAGCTCGAAGCGGTCGACCTGTCCGCCCTCGCCGACGAGTGCTGGGCGAACGTCGCGACCGGCGACGCGACGCTCGTCGTCGACACCGATCGGCGGATCCTCGCGGAGCGCGGGCGCCTGAAGCGGCTGTTGGAGAACCTGTTCCGGAACGCGGTCGACCACGGCGGCGACGACGCCACCGTCATCGTCGGCGACATCTCGCCGATGTACACGACGACGCGCGCCGGCGCCGTCCTCCCGTCGGGGTTCTTCGTCGAGGACGACGGCCCGGGAATCCCCGAAGACGAGCGCGACCGCGTGTTCGAGGTCGGGTACACGACCGACCGAGACGGGACCGGGTTCGGCCTCAACATCGTCTCGGAGGTCGCCAGCGCCCACGGCTGGGAGGTCGCCGTCTCGGACGGGTCTCGCGGCGGCGCGAGGTTCGAGATAACCGGTGTCGAGCGGGACGACTGA
- a CDS encoding M24 family metallopeptidase, with protein MATRLPESAFADRLAAVRDQLADTDADAATWVGATAIEYLTGFHHIQTERPVVLAVTDDRVEITVPRLEVERVEPNPRIDAVHDYFDYPGGEPVSVAVEMLNGLGADAIAADADGPPGVMGYEGPAFSEFLDVETQSWVDRMRWAKSDAEVDLIRESAKWANLGHRYLADYSEPGAHPATVSQRASADASRAMLDALGEAYSVRVRGDGPVHAGYISGEETALPHGHTPNERLSEGDVLVTGATANVDGYRSELERTMFVGDYSDEQAHYFELMLEAQTLAIDALGPGVPVAEVDEVVWEYFEEQGVTDLAQHHVGHNIGLGAHEPPYIDRGWGERYDGDDAVMAPGHVYTIEPGIYTDEYGYRHSDTVAITESGTERLTNFPRDIDSNVV; from the coding sequence ATGGCCACGCGACTCCCCGAGTCGGCCTTCGCAGACCGGCTCGCAGCCGTGCGGGACCAACTCGCCGACACCGACGCCGACGCCGCGACGTGGGTCGGCGCGACAGCGATAGAGTACCTCACCGGCTTCCACCACATCCAGACGGAGCGCCCGGTGGTCCTCGCGGTCACCGACGACCGCGTCGAGATCACCGTCCCGAGACTGGAGGTCGAGCGCGTCGAGCCGAACCCGCGGATCGACGCCGTCCACGACTACTTCGACTACCCCGGCGGCGAGCCGGTCTCGGTCGCGGTCGAGATGCTGAACGGGCTCGGCGCCGACGCGATCGCCGCCGACGCGGACGGCCCGCCGGGCGTGATGGGGTACGAGGGCCCCGCGTTCTCCGAGTTCCTCGACGTCGAGACGCAGTCGTGGGTCGACCGGATGCGCTGGGCGAAGTCCGACGCCGAGGTCGACCTGATCCGCGAGTCCGCGAAGTGGGCGAACCTCGGCCACCGCTACCTCGCCGACTACTCCGAGCCGGGCGCGCATCCCGCGACCGTCTCGCAGCGCGCGTCCGCCGACGCCTCCCGCGCCATGCTCGACGCGCTCGGCGAGGCGTACAGCGTCCGCGTCCGCGGCGACGGCCCGGTCCACGCCGGCTACATCTCCGGCGAGGAGACTGCGCTCCCGCACGGCCACACGCCGAACGAGCGGCTCTCCGAGGGCGACGTGCTGGTCACCGGCGCGACGGCGAACGTCGACGGCTACCGCTCGGAGTTAGAGCGGACGATGTTCGTCGGCGACTACTCCGACGAGCAGGCGCACTACTTCGAGCTCATGCTGGAGGCGCAGACGCTCGCCATCGACGCCCTGGGCCCGGGCGTCCCGGTCGCCGAAGTCGACGAGGTCGTCTGGGAGTACTTCGAGGAGCAGGGCGTGACCGACCTCGCGCAACACCACGTCGGCCACAACATCGGGCTCGGCGCCCACGAGCCGCCGTACATCGACCGCGGCTGGGGCGAGCGCTACGACGGCGACGACGCCGTGATGGCGCCCGGCCACGTGTACACCATCGAGCCCGGAATCTACACCGACGAGTACGGCTACCGCCACTCCGACACGGTCGCGATCACCGAGTCGGGGACGGAGCGGCTCACGAACTTCCCGCGCGACATCGACTCGAACGTGGTCTGA
- a CDS encoding translation initiation factor IF-2 subunit beta, translated as MDYESSLDRAMDEVPDLGGSDERLSVPDPEWQKDGAFTRLTNLSAIADALSRDPEHVHSKIQQELGTAGQYEDGRARYSGNFRERDFQAAIDSYIESFVTCSECGLPDTRLETENRTPMLRCEACGAFRPVAKQNTSNTQRQEDAVESGNTYELEIVGTGRKGDGVAERGEYTIFVPGAQEGETVTAYIKNVSGNLAFARREN; from the coding sequence ATGGATTACGAATCGAGCCTCGACCGCGCGATGGATGAGGTACCAGATCTGGGCGGCTCCGACGAGCGGCTGTCGGTCCCGGACCCGGAATGGCAGAAGGACGGGGCGTTCACCCGCCTGACGAATCTCTCGGCGATCGCCGACGCCCTGAGCCGCGACCCCGAACACGTCCACTCGAAGATCCAGCAGGAGCTCGGCACGGCCGGCCAGTACGAGGACGGCCGCGCGCGCTACAGCGGGAACTTCCGCGAGCGCGACTTCCAGGCCGCGATCGACTCGTACATCGAGTCGTTCGTCACCTGCTCGGAGTGCGGCCTCCCCGACACGCGATTAGAGACCGAGAACCGGACGCCGATGCTCCGCTGTGAGGCCTGCGGGGCGTTCCGGCCGGTGGCGAAACAGAACACCTCCAACACCCAGCGGCAGGAGGACGCCGTCGAGTCGGGCAACACGTACGAGCTCGAGATCGTCGGCACGGGCCGCAAGGGCGACGGCGTCGCCGAGCGCGGCGAGTACACCATCTTCGTCCCCGGCGCGCAGGAGGGCGAGACCGTGACCGCCTACATCAAGAACGTCTCCGGCAACCTCGCGTTCGCCCGCCGAGAGAACTGA
- a CDS encoding ATP-dependent DNA helicase, whose product MTDSPPWADLFGHPEPYPEQADGIDAAVDAAEDGGFLALEGACGTGKTMLALTAGLDRVRDPDSDFERVFVLTSVKQQLRQFETDLRTINDDLPEEYDPVSGLTLVGKADVCPYARENRGGIDRENVYERCEGLRERTRNLVGDGGATTTSNLVSEARSQQVGLMDSGSAGTAGAAASDGSGPGDASDEGGAPAADYLSVDGEPTPYRPDTEEYDDVEFCPFYAGFLDDLPDDGDPAEAVPFDVTELGHVDADELVRLAAGHGSCPHSIMGALVPEVEVVIGNYYHAFDPVTTGTFTGALLDDSTFVVCDEAHMLEPRVRDLVSDAVADASLRDAENELTRVVQPLSFESAGAESDDAALVRGELEDADVTIEEIEAVREFYADLRAELDRRVTAHLDRERPDWRASMRNLDDEEIPLRDPEEPGEDEITAWADGEGYGERVWARAEQVGAVVKRVLDSLEDEDKQRAAPGVGRTLNAWYREGHTDFFRAIELERTFDETEPPDSWRRAYNGRLALHNCLPSEPIGDRLAEFGGGVLMSATLEPMDLFREVTGLDHLAERGRPVVERTYGLSFPEENRASLAVDAPKFTHQNRGAPGEENPTRLAHLDATAAVARREGNVLVGTPSYAEATWMAEELSERLQKPVLLDESSGDRETESLKDDFFAGDGKVLVTSLRGTLTEGVDYRGDRLAAAVVCGVPIINTARPQTRAVITAYDRRFESGFETALTVPAVRKARQAVGRVIRGPDERGVRVLLDARYARDSWNGVREYLPEHEREEYQPVSPDMLDVALDRFASRRSTE is encoded by the coding sequence GTGACCGACTCGCCCCCGTGGGCCGACCTCTTCGGCCATCCCGAACCCTACCCCGAGCAGGCCGACGGCATCGACGCCGCCGTCGACGCCGCCGAGGACGGCGGCTTCCTCGCGCTGGAGGGCGCCTGCGGGACGGGGAAGACGATGCTCGCGCTCACCGCCGGGCTCGACCGCGTCCGCGACCCGGACTCCGACTTCGAGCGCGTCTTCGTCCTCACCAGCGTCAAACAGCAGCTGCGTCAGTTCGAGACGGACCTGCGGACGATAAACGACGACCTCCCCGAGGAGTACGACCCGGTCTCGGGGCTCACCCTGGTCGGCAAGGCGGACGTCTGCCCGTACGCGCGGGAGAACCGCGGCGGGATCGACCGCGAGAACGTGTACGAGCGCTGTGAAGGGCTCCGCGAGCGCACCCGGAACCTCGTCGGCGACGGCGGCGCGACGACGACCTCGAACCTCGTGAGCGAGGCGCGAAGTCAGCAGGTGGGGCTGATGGACTCGGGATCGGCGGGAACCGCCGGAGCCGCCGCGAGCGACGGATCCGGGCCGGGCGACGCGTCCGACGAGGGCGGCGCGCCGGCCGCCGACTACCTCTCCGTCGACGGCGAGCCGACCCCGTACCGCCCCGACACCGAGGAGTACGACGACGTCGAGTTCTGTCCGTTCTACGCCGGCTTCCTCGACGACCTCCCGGACGACGGGGACCCCGCGGAGGCGGTCCCGTTCGACGTCACCGAGCTCGGTCACGTCGACGCCGACGAGCTCGTCCGGCTCGCGGCGGGCCACGGCTCGTGTCCCCACTCGATCATGGGCGCGCTCGTCCCCGAGGTTGAGGTCGTCATCGGCAACTACTACCACGCGTTCGATCCCGTGACGACCGGGACGTTCACCGGCGCGTTGCTGGACGATTCGACGTTCGTCGTCTGCGACGAGGCGCACATGCTCGAACCGCGCGTCCGGGACCTCGTGAGCGACGCGGTCGCGGACGCCAGCCTCCGCGACGCCGAGAACGAGCTCACCCGCGTCGTACAGCCGCTATCCTTCGAGTCGGCGGGCGCGGAGTCCGACGACGCCGCCTTGGTCCGCGGCGAGCTGGAAGACGCGGACGTGACGATCGAGGAGATCGAGGCGGTCCGGGAGTTCTACGCCGACCTCCGCGCGGAGCTCGACCGCCGCGTGACCGCGCACCTCGACCGCGAGCGCCCCGACTGGCGGGCGTCGATGCGCAACCTCGACGACGAGGAGATCCCGCTCCGCGACCCCGAGGAGCCGGGCGAAGACGAGATCACGGCGTGGGCGGACGGCGAGGGGTACGGCGAGCGCGTCTGGGCGCGCGCCGAGCAGGTCGGCGCGGTCGTCAAGCGCGTCCTCGACTCGCTCGAAGACGAGGACAAGCAGCGCGCGGCGCCCGGCGTCGGCCGCACGCTTAACGCCTGGTACCGGGAGGGCCACACCGACTTCTTCCGGGCGATCGAGCTCGAACGCACCTTCGACGAGACGGAGCCCCCGGACTCGTGGCGCCGGGCGTACAACGGGCGCTTAGCGCTTCACAACTGCCTCCCCAGCGAGCCGATCGGCGACCGCCTCGCAGAGTTCGGCGGCGGCGTGCTCATGAGCGCGACGCTGGAGCCGATGGACCTGTTCCGGGAGGTGACCGGGCTCGACCACCTCGCGGAGCGCGGCCGCCCGGTCGTCGAGCGGACGTACGGCCTCTCCTTCCCGGAGGAGAACCGGGCGAGCCTCGCGGTCGACGCGCCGAAGTTCACCCACCAGAACCGCGGCGCGCCGGGCGAGGAGAACCCGACGCGGCTCGCGCATCTCGACGCGACGGCCGCGGTCGCGCGCCGCGAGGGAAACGTCCTCGTGGGCACCCCGAGCTACGCGGAGGCAACGTGGATGGCAGAAGAGCTCTCCGAGCGCCTCCAGAAACCGGTCCTCTTAGACGAGTCCTCCGGTGACCGCGAGACGGAGTCGCTGAAGGACGACTTCTTCGCGGGCGACGGGAAGGTGCTGGTGACGAGCCTCCGCGGCACGCTCACCGAGGGCGTCGACTACCGCGGTGATCGCCTCGCGGCCGCGGTCGTCTGCGGCGTCCCGATCATCAACACGGCGCGACCGCAGACCCGCGCGGTGATCACCGCCTACGACCGGCGGTTCGAGTCGGGGTTCGAGACGGCGCTCACCGTCCCCGCCGTGCGCAAGGCCCGGCAGGCGGTCGGCCGCGTCATCCGCGGGCCGGACGAGCGCGGCGTCCGCGTCCTGCTCGACGCCCGCTACGCGCGCGACTCGTGGAACGGTGTCAGAGAGTACCTGCCCGAACACGAGCGCGAGGAGTACCAGCCCGTCAGCCCGGACATGCTGGATGTCGCGCTCGACCGGTTCGCGTCGCGCCGGTCCACCGAGTGA
- a CDS encoding TIGR00725 family protein, whose protein sequence is MRVSVIGGSSIDGETAAVAEALGERLAERGHVVVCGGLGGVMEAVCRGARAAGGETIGILPTDDRGDANPHVTTPIATGMGHARNALVVMNGDAAVAVDGTSGTLSEIGLALAQGRPVAGLDTHDVDGVEAVDSPAAAVEYVERSVGRPSGSERD, encoded by the coding sequence ATGCGCGTCAGCGTCATCGGCGGCAGTTCGATCGACGGGGAGACGGCGGCGGTCGCGGAGGCCCTCGGCGAGCGGCTCGCGGAGCGCGGCCACGTCGTCGTCTGCGGCGGCCTCGGCGGCGTCATGGAGGCCGTCTGCCGCGGCGCCCGCGCGGCCGGCGGCGAGACGATCGGAATCCTCCCGACGGACGACCGCGGGGACGCGAACCCGCACGTCACGACGCCGATCGCGACCGGGATGGGTCACGCGCGCAACGCGCTCGTCGTCATGAACGGCGACGCCGCGGTCGCGGTCGACGGCACGAGCGGCACGCTCTCGGAGATCGGGCTTGCGCTCGCACAGGGCCGCCCCGTGGCTGGCCTCGATACCCACGACGTCGACGGCGTCGAGGCCGTCGACTCGCCCGCGGCGGCGGTCGAGTACGTGGAGCGGAGCGTCGGGCGCCCGAGCGGTTCGGAGAGGGACTGA
- a CDS encoding cobalamin-independent methionine synthase II family protein gives MTTNDGHISTTHIGSLPRPPELLDLLTRRQDGESVDPDEWDETVADATRDVVDRQVETGLDSINNGEQSRVSFNWYVADRLSGIDGKRETELWADLQEFPSYAEETFKTDVIDLSMHPVVAEAVEYTGREEAEAEIDEFTDALAAADRDVDDAFMTAASPSVVTATHVDEHYGDYEEFLFAVAEAMKTEYELVADAGLTLQIDAPELLTVGHTAAYADEPLEAAKDATRLHVQALNEALTNVPAEQVRLHTCWGSYEGPHHLDTDLAEMLPLIYEADITGLSVEQANPRHQHEYRAFAEHPVPDGWTLIPGVVDVKTNIIDHPETIADRLERVADAVDDGTPLVAAPDCGFGTQAGLGMVDPEIAWAKLEALVEGAEIASGRLA, from the coding sequence ATGACGACGAACGACGGCCATATCTCCACCACACACATCGGTAGCCTGCCGCGACCCCCGGAACTACTCGACCTGCTCACCCGCCGTCAGGACGGCGAGTCGGTCGACCCCGACGAGTGGGACGAGACGGTCGCGGACGCGACCCGCGACGTCGTCGACCGGCAGGTCGAGACCGGCCTCGACTCGATCAACAACGGCGAGCAGTCCCGCGTCTCGTTCAACTGGTACGTCGCCGACCGGCTGAGTGGCATCGACGGAAAGCGGGAGACCGAGCTGTGGGCCGACCTCCAGGAGTTCCCCTCCTACGCCGAGGAGACGTTCAAGACCGACGTGATCGACCTCTCGATGCACCCGGTCGTCGCCGAGGCGGTCGAGTACACCGGCCGCGAGGAAGCCGAAGCGGAGATCGACGAGTTCACCGACGCGCTCGCGGCCGCAGACCGCGACGTCGACGACGCGTTCATGACCGCCGCGTCGCCGAGCGTCGTCACCGCCACCCACGTCGACGAGCACTACGGCGACTACGAGGAGTTCCTCTTCGCGGTCGCCGAGGCGATGAAGACGGAGTACGAGCTCGTCGCCGACGCGGGCCTCACGCTCCAGATCGACGCCCCGGAGCTGCTGACGGTCGGCCACACCGCGGCGTACGCGGACGAGCCGCTGGAGGCCGCGAAGGACGCGACGCGACTCCACGTTCAGGCGCTCAACGAGGCGCTCACGAACGTGCCCGCCGAGCAGGTCCGCCTCCACACCTGTTGGGGGAGCTACGAGGGGCCGCACCACCTCGACACGGACCTCGCGGAGATGCTGCCGCTGATCTACGAGGCTGACATCACCGGACTCAGCGTCGAGCAGGCGAACCCGCGCCACCAGCACGAGTACCGCGCGTTCGCCGAGCACCCGGTGCCCGACGGCTGGACGCTGATTCCGGGCGTCGTCGACGTGAAGACGAACATCATCGACCACCCGGAGACGATCGCCGACCGCTTAGAGCGCGTCGCGGACGCGGTCGACGACGGGACGCCGCTGGTCGCCGCGCCCGACTGCGGCTTCGGCACGCAGGCCGGCCTCGGCATGGTCGACCCCGAGATCGCGTGGGCGAAGCTCGAAGCGCTCGTCGAGGGCGCCGAGATCGCCAGCGGGCGGCTCGCCTAA
- a CDS encoding YlbF family regulator, whose translation MSVEQVSIEDLGRELGERIAETPEYERFEEARAAVQRDEEVQERIDEFEQLRAEFMQARQTGQATNDGLQRVQEAQDELHSMPVMSEYLDAQDELEDTLEAVNEAISEPLAVDFGGEAGGCCQD comes from the coding sequence ATGAGCGTCGAACAGGTCTCCATCGAGGACCTCGGCCGAGAGCTCGGCGAGCGGATCGCCGAAACCCCGGAGTACGAGCGCTTCGAGGAGGCGAGAGCCGCGGTCCAGCGCGACGAGGAAGTCCAAGAGCGGATCGACGAGTTCGAGCAGCTGCGCGCGGAGTTCATGCAGGCCCGGCAGACCGGACAGGCGACGAACGACGGGCTCCAGCGCGTTCAGGAGGCGCAGGATGAACTCCACTCGATGCCGGTGATGAGCGAGTACCTCGACGCGCAAGACGAGCTCGAGGACACGCTCGAAGCGGTCAACGAGGCCATCTCCGAGCCCCTCGCGGTCGACTTCGGCGGCGAGGCCGGCGGCTGCTGTCAGGACTAA
- the dph2 gene encoding diphthamide biosynthesis enzyme Dph2 codes for MSGSTEGDLTKTGMALKHDREWDYELDRILEAIEERDASKVGLQFPEGLKRRGPKVADDLREVAPDDVTFMLSGQPCYGACDLDTYLMRRTDVFVHFGHTPMKESDSIVYVPLFSNVDPFPIMEDALDEELTAPEEDADVGLVTTAQHMNRFEEMTDWLEERGYEVHTRRGDDRLTKEGQVLGCNYASADIDAEQVLYVGGGKFHPVGLAMEHPDKRVVIADPVNNAVSVAEHDQFLKQRYAAVHKAMDAEKWGVIFCTKIGQGRWEKAQEIVDNNDNAYLITMDEVTPDRLRNFDMDAFVNTGCPRITTDDGPRFHKPMLTPGEYEAAIGEKPLDSIEFDTFHDTW; via the coding sequence ATGAGCGGCTCCACGGAGGGCGACCTCACGAAGACCGGGATGGCCCTGAAACACGACCGCGAGTGGGACTACGAACTCGACCGGATCTTAGAGGCCATCGAGGAGCGCGACGCCTCGAAGGTCGGGCTCCAGTTCCCCGAGGGGCTCAAGCGCCGCGGTCCGAAGGTCGCCGACGACCTCCGCGAGGTCGCGCCCGACGACGTCACCTTCATGCTCTCCGGGCAGCCCTGCTACGGCGCCTGCGACCTCGACACGTACCTGATGCGCCGCACGGACGTGTTCGTCCACTTCGGCCACACGCCGATGAAGGAGTCCGACAGCATCGTCTACGTCCCCCTGTTCTCGAACGTCGACCCCTTCCCGATCATGGAGGACGCGCTCGACGAGGAGCTGACCGCTCCGGAGGAGGACGCCGACGTGGGCCTCGTCACCACGGCCCAGCACATGAACCGGTTCGAGGAGATGACCGACTGGCTCGAAGAGCGCGGCTACGAGGTCCACACCCGCCGGGGCGACGACCGCCTCACGAAGGAGGGGCAGGTGCTCGGCTGTAACTACGCCTCCGCTGACATCGACGCCGAGCAGGTGCTGTACGTCGGCGGCGGGAAGTTCCACCCGGTCGGGCTCGCGATGGAGCACCCCGACAAGCGCGTCGTCATCGCCGACCCCGTCAACAACGCCGTCTCGGTCGCGGAACACGACCAGTTCCTCAAGCAGCGCTACGCCGCGGTCCACAAGGCGATGGACGCCGAGAAGTGGGGCGTCATCTTCTGTACGAAGATCGGCCAGGGCCGCTGGGAGAAGGCCCAGGAGATCGTCGACAACAACGACAACGCCTACCTGATCACCATGGACGAGGTGACGCCGGACCGCCTGCGCAACTTCGACATGGACGCGTTCGTCAACACCGGCTGCCCCCGGATCACGACCGACGACGGCCCGCGGTTCCACAAGCCGATGCTGACGCCCGGCGAGTACGAGGCCGCCATCGGCGAGAAGCCGCTCGACTCGATCGAGTTCGACACGTTCCACGACACCTGGTAG